The following proteins are encoded in a genomic region of Cyclonatronum proteinivorum:
- a CDS encoding TIGR03643 family protein produces the protein MDNKQDLTPGDISRIIEMAWEDRTPFEAIEFQFGLKENDVRALMRRHMKASSFRMWRKRVGGRVTKHLKKRSDGISRFKAPGQK, from the coding sequence ATGGATAACAAACAAGACTTAACGCCCGGAGATATTTCGCGCATCATCGAGATGGCCTGGGAAGACCGTACTCCTTTTGAAGCTATAGAATTTCAGTTCGGACTTAAAGAAAACGACGTACGCGCACTCATGCGCCGCCACATGAAAGCTTCGAGTTTCAGGATGTGGCGGAAGCGTGTTGGCGGGAGGGTAACCAAACACCTGAAAAAACGCTCCGATGGCATTAGCCGGTTCAAAGCTCCGGGGCAAAAGTAG
- the ftsH gene encoding ATP-dependent zinc metalloprotease FtsH, which yields MADNNKNTPKPSEEKKPKSPRFPIWIYVAILVGLILIQIFAFSQDSSSRVDYSEFLNQVQQGWVEKVTIVNGVRVEGIYRQSAVDAGHVGQLPDEDGQRWASAQEPGNRFTSTIIQGDDIRDIRALLDEHEVVYDARIDENWFGSLFIWLIPIALIILFWIFIFKRMNPGQQVLNIGKNKAALYDKQGENKVTFKDVAGLEEAKEEVEEVVEFLRNPQKFSTLGGNIPKGVLLVGPPGTGKTLMAKATAGEADVPFFSLSGSDFVEMFVGVGAARVRDLFKQAKEKAPCIIFIDEIDAIGRSRGKSAMAASNDERENTLNQLLSEMDGFNTEKGVIIMAATNRADILDSALLRPGRFDRQILIDRPDLKGREAVLKVHLKKIKTGNDIDAKMIASQTPGFAGAELANMCNEAALLAARRNKEQVEMVDFQDAIERVVAGLEKKNKIISPSERRIVAYHEAGHAIVGWYLEHTDPVLKVSIVPRGLAALGYTLQTPTEDRFLMTTEELSDRICALLGGRAAEEIEFGRISTGAQNDLERVTKMALSMVTVYGMSDKLGNISYYDSQNEGGMFGFNKRYSESTAQLIDDEIKRIVSECYNRTLALLREHREMLTHMAETLLKKEILGAKDLVEMLGDRPSGNYPLKYKDLFAAVETNGKTNGAALKSKADEATSAPEDQSKAEDADPDADKEKDESAADTAGMKDKDDADAQENESTEKKNKSDKS from the coding sequence ATGGCAGATAACAACAAAAATACACCGAAACCATCCGAAGAAAAGAAGCCCAAAAGCCCGCGGTTTCCAATATGGATTTATGTAGCCATATTGGTTGGTCTGATACTCATTCAGATTTTTGCATTTTCTCAAGACTCTTCTTCACGCGTCGATTACAGCGAGTTTCTTAATCAGGTTCAGCAGGGATGGGTTGAAAAGGTTACTATCGTAAACGGGGTTCGGGTCGAAGGTATTTACCGTCAATCAGCTGTCGATGCGGGGCATGTCGGGCAGCTTCCCGATGAAGACGGACAGCGCTGGGCTTCCGCGCAGGAACCCGGTAACAGATTCACCTCGACCATCATTCAGGGTGATGATATTCGTGATATTCGCGCACTTCTGGATGAGCACGAAGTGGTGTATGATGCCCGGATTGATGAAAACTGGTTTGGCAGCCTGTTCATCTGGCTCATTCCTATTGCGCTGATTATTTTATTCTGGATATTCATCTTTAAGCGGATGAACCCCGGGCAGCAGGTGCTCAATATCGGGAAGAATAAAGCCGCACTTTACGACAAACAGGGCGAGAATAAGGTAACTTTTAAAGACGTAGCCGGGCTTGAAGAAGCCAAGGAAGAAGTCGAAGAAGTCGTTGAATTTCTTCGCAATCCTCAAAAATTTTCTACCCTTGGCGGTAATATCCCCAAAGGCGTTTTGCTTGTCGGACCTCCCGGTACCGGTAAAACGCTCATGGCGAAGGCAACGGCCGGCGAAGCCGACGTCCCTTTTTTCAGCCTTAGCGGATCCGACTTTGTTGAAATGTTCGTAGGGGTAGGAGCTGCCCGCGTACGTGACCTGTTCAAGCAGGCCAAGGAAAAAGCACCCTGCATTATTTTTATTGATGAGATTGATGCCATCGGTAGAAGCCGCGGGAAGAGTGCAATGGCTGCCTCTAACGACGAGCGGGAAAATACGCTCAATCAGCTCCTGTCTGAGATGGATGGATTTAACACCGAAAAAGGTGTCATCATCATGGCTGCCACAAACCGTGCCGATATTCTTGATTCAGCCTTGCTGCGACCCGGTCGTTTTGACCGTCAGATTCTCATAGATCGGCCGGATCTCAAAGGCAGGGAAGCGGTACTTAAGGTACACCTGAAGAAAATCAAAACCGGCAACGATATCGATGCTAAAATGATCGCCTCCCAAACGCCCGGATTTGCCGGTGCTGAGCTGGCGAACATGTGTAACGAAGCGGCCTTGCTTGCTGCCCGCCGTAACAAAGAGCAAGTGGAAATGGTGGATTTCCAGGATGCCATTGAACGGGTTGTTGCCGGTCTTGAAAAGAAAAATAAGATCATCAGCCCGAGTGAGCGTCGCATTGTTGCCTACCATGAAGCCGGTCACGCTATCGTAGGCTGGTACCTGGAACACACCGATCCTGTATTGAAGGTCTCCATTGTACCGCGCGGACTTGCCGCATTGGGGTATACGCTGCAGACCCCGACAGAAGACCGCTTCCTGATGACAACTGAAGAGCTTAGCGACCGGATATGTGCTTTGCTTGGCGGGCGTGCAGCAGAAGAAATTGAGTTCGGAAGAATCTCCACAGGTGCCCAAAACGACCTTGAGCGTGTAACCAAAATGGCACTATCCATGGTTACGGTTTATGGGATGAGCGATAAGCTGGGGAATATCTCCTACTATGATTCCCAAAATGAAGGCGGGATGTTCGGCTTTAACAAGCGCTACAGCGAATCAACAGCGCAGCTCATCGACGATGAAATCAAGCGGATTGTATCTGAGTGCTACAATCGCACGCTTGCGCTCTTACGCGAACACCGTGAAATGCTTACGCACATGGCAGAAACCTTGCTCAAGAAAGAGATACTCGGGGCCAAAGACCTGGTTGAAATGCTTGGTGACAGACCTTCCGGCAACTACCCGCTGAAGTATAAAGACTTGTTTGCAGCGGTTGAGACAAACGGAAAGACCAACGGCGCTGCCCTCAAATCCAAGGCAGATGAAGCGACAAGCGCTCCTGAAGATCAGTCCAAAGCTGAAGACGCTGACCCTGATGCCGATAAAGAAAAGGACGAATCCGCAGCGGATACAGCCGGAATGAAGGATAAGGACGACGCTGACGCACAGGAAAATGAGTCCACAGAAAAAAAGAACAAATCTGATAAATCCTAA
- the thiL gene encoding thiamine-phosphate kinase, which produces MSKTEQTFTPIEKIGRKGLIQKIAEKFDRHGEGMVYGIGDDAAVLGQLSGSHPLISTEIYSEGVDFDLTYTPWQHLGLKVVSMAVSDIIAMNGKPKFLFLNLSLTNKVSVEMVELFYSGVKHGCDLYGVQLAGGDLGAAHKASTVAVTVVGTADTPVYRSGAKAGDAICVTGDLGAASCGLMVLLREKRHFETSGQLVFEPDLTPFEYVVRKQLVPEARADCIDAMKIAGIVPTSMSDVSKSLVSTLVEMMESSKSGCRIYEAALPVHPETRQTADDLEKDIDTFVLYGGEDFELLFTLPEKDVKAFAEQFKDFVVIGKVEPQAHGIKMQTAEGHEMTLT; this is translated from the coding sequence ATGAGTAAGACTGAGCAAACGTTTACCCCCATCGAAAAAATAGGTCGCAAAGGACTGATTCAGAAAATTGCGGAAAAGTTCGACCGGCACGGGGAAGGCATGGTGTATGGCATTGGGGATGATGCAGCTGTGCTGGGTCAGCTTTCAGGTAGTCATCCTCTGATTTCAACCGAAATTTACAGTGAAGGCGTCGATTTCGATCTCACCTACACCCCCTGGCAGCACCTGGGACTCAAAGTCGTTTCGATGGCTGTTTCAGACATTATTGCCATGAACGGGAAGCCGAAGTTCCTGTTCCTCAACCTTTCCCTCACCAATAAAGTGTCGGTTGAGATGGTTGAATTGTTTTATTCGGGGGTAAAGCATGGCTGTGACCTTTACGGCGTACAGCTGGCAGGCGGTGATTTGGGTGCTGCGCATAAAGCAAGCACTGTAGCGGTAACTGTAGTTGGTACGGCTGATACACCGGTTTACAGGTCAGGCGCCAAAGCCGGAGATGCAATCTGTGTTACCGGTGATTTGGGTGCTGCGAGCTGCGGACTGATGGTGTTGCTGCGGGAGAAGCGTCACTTTGAGACGTCCGGGCAGCTTGTCTTTGAACCGGATCTCACGCCCTTTGAATATGTCGTCAGAAAACAGCTCGTTCCTGAAGCACGTGCTGACTGCATTGATGCAATGAAAATTGCCGGTATCGTACCAACATCTATGTCCGATGTATCCAAGAGTCTGGTGAGCACTTTGGTTGAAATGATGGAAAGCTCAAAAAGCGGATGCAGAATATACGAAGCGGCGCTCCCCGTACATCCCGAAACAAGGCAGACCGCGGATGATCTTGAAAAAGACATCGATACATTTGTGCTCTACGGTGGGGAAGATTTTGAGCTTTTGTTCACCCTTCCGGAGAAAGACGTCAAGGCTTTTGCGGAACAGTTTAAGGATTTTGTTGTGATAGGTAAGGTTGAGCCGCAAGCGCATGGTATTAAAATGCAAACAGCCGAAGGGCACGAGATGACGCTTACCTAA
- a CDS encoding ExbD/TolR family protein, protein MSHFKKKQASTSQEIPTTSMPDIIFILLIFFMVVTVLREVELLVRQDLTRAENIERIEEKRLVSYIYVGPIILPGGQYGPTRIQVDDALVDPDDLTAIQNVMRQRRTDEPRLIVSLRVDYESEMGIVSDIKQQLRFADALRINYSTRRAEGAVEM, encoded by the coding sequence ATGTCACATTTTAAAAAGAAGCAGGCAAGTACAAGTCAGGAGATTCCAACTACATCCATGCCGGATATTATCTTTATCCTCCTGATTTTCTTCATGGTTGTTACGGTATTACGGGAAGTTGAACTTCTCGTACGTCAGGATCTGACGCGAGCTGAAAATATCGAACGCATTGAAGAAAAACGTCTGGTTAGTTATATCTACGTCGGTCCCATTATTTTGCCCGGCGGACAGTATGGCCCAACCCGTATTCAGGTTGATGACGCACTGGTTGATCCCGATGATCTCACAGCGATTCAGAACGTTATGCGTCAGCGCAGAACCGACGAGCCGCGTCTGATTGTGTCTCTTAGGGTTGACTACGAATCTGAAATGGGGATTGTGAGCGACATCAAGCAGCAGCTCAGATTCGCCGATGCCCTGCGTATCAATTACTCTACAAGACGTGCCGAAGGCGCTGTTGAAATGTAG
- a CDS encoding biopolymer transporter ExbD has protein sequence MFKKKRGREGADIPSSSLADIAFLLLVFFLVVTTIDVDTGIGLVLPPPPDPEQPPPEVRERNMLKILMNAQGGILINEERASLMNVQERVIQFVTNRGVDPNLSESPQQAVVSIKTDRQTEYERYIEMLDEVRGAYRVIWDQEARARGFRDYAQFRTMEGEPNEIRREFPMNISLAEPDPGS, from the coding sequence ATGTTTAAAAAGAAAAGAGGCAGAGAAGGAGCAGACATTCCTTCTTCATCCCTTGCTGATATTGCCTTTCTTTTGCTGGTGTTCTTCCTCGTAGTAACAACTATCGATGTTGATACCGGTATTGGATTGGTGCTGCCGCCTCCGCCGGATCCGGAACAGCCACCACCGGAAGTGCGCGAACGTAACATGCTCAAAATTCTCATGAATGCACAGGGCGGTATCCTCATTAACGAGGAGCGCGCCAGTCTCATGAATGTGCAGGAGCGTGTTATTCAGTTCGTAACCAACCGCGGTGTCGATCCGAATCTGTCTGAATCTCCGCAGCAGGCGGTTGTTTCAATCAAAACGGACCGGCAAACCGAGTACGAACGATACATTGAAATGCTCGATGAAGTACGCGGAGCATATCGCGTGATATGGGACCAGGAAGCCCGGGCCCGTGGATTTCGCGACTATGCTCAGTTCAGAACAATGGAGGGTGAACCTAATGAAATTCGCCGCGAATTTCCCATGAACATCTCCCTTGCAGAGCCCGATCCGGGTAGTTAA
- a CDS encoding MotA/TolQ/ExbB proton channel family protein encodes MTFSFSVILMQVSADLQSEGAFSQLVRYFNEGGLFMWPVLICVILGLAIFLERLVTLNRADINTRQFILDVKEALDNGGIPAAQELCASTRGPVASVFNAGLLRADEGFEAAEKAIISYGSIEMSFLERGLVWLSLFIALAPMIGFTGTVIGMVEAFDAIESAGDISPSIVAGGIKTALLTTLAGLIGAIILQVGYNYCVSKIDKLVVEMEESSIVLIDSISAMEKGKPLSGGESSEA; translated from the coding sequence ATGACCTTCTCCTTTAGTGTTATCCTCATGCAGGTTTCAGCTGACCTGCAATCAGAGGGCGCATTCAGCCAATTAGTCAGATACTTTAATGAGGGCGGCCTTTTTATGTGGCCCGTACTTATTTGTGTAATCTTGGGATTGGCCATTTTCCTTGAAAGACTTGTTACCTTAAATCGTGCTGACATCAATACCAGACAGTTTATTCTTGATGTAAAAGAAGCCCTCGATAACGGTGGAATCCCAGCGGCGCAGGAGCTTTGTGCAAGCACAAGAGGTCCCGTTGCCTCCGTATTTAATGCCGGTCTTCTTCGTGCAGACGAAGGTTTTGAAGCTGCGGAAAAAGCCATTATCTCTTACGGCTCTATCGAAATGAGCTTCCTTGAAAGAGGACTTGTGTGGCTATCGCTCTTTATTGCGCTTGCACCGATGATCGGATTTACCGGAACGGTAATTGGTATGGTTGAAGCATTTGACGCTATTGAAAGCGCAGGTGATATTTCGCCGAGTATTGTTGCCGGTGGTATTAAAACCGCGCTTCTTACCACGCTTGCAGGTCTGATTGGTGCGATCATCCTTCAGGTTGGCTACAACTACTGTGTATCCAAAATTGATAAGCTCGTTGTGGAAATGGAAGAAAGCTCAATCGTACTGATTGACTCCATTTCAGCTATGGAAAAAGGCAAGCCCCTTAGCGGTGGTGAATCTTCCGAAGCATAA